The Granulicella arctica genome segment CGCCGTCCTTCCCGCCACCCACCCCCGTGCCCGCCAAAAATCCATCTCCCCCGCATCCCTTCGCGGCGACCCCTTCGTCTACTACCCCCGCACCGCCGGAACCCGCGCCTATGAGAAACCCCTCAGCATCTTCGAAGAGCACGGCTTCCGCCCCCACATCGTCCAGGAGGCCTCCCACTGGCTCTCCATCCTCCGCCTCGTCGGAGCCGGACTCGGCGTCTCCATCGCCCCCGCCTGCGTCCGCCACATCGCCTCCCCCGAAGTAGCCTGTATCCCCATCCGCGGAGCCAAAGTCACCAGCAACATCGAACTAGCCTGCCTCGCCGGAGAATCCCGTCCCATCGTCCAACGCTTCGCCCAAACCGCCACCCTGAAGGAGCAATCACACGAAACCCCGAGAACCCCGGGTGCCCCATCTTCGCGACAGCACTATCGTCGCTAAGGTGGGCATCGTGCGCAGCACGACCGCTCTCCTCCACCCCACCACCCACCCAAACTGTCATCCTGAGCGAAGTGCAAAGCACGGAGTCGAAGGACCTGCGGTTGTTTTTGCACTTGCTGTTGCACTTGCCGTTGCCCGTTCTTCCTCAACTAAACAAGAAACTGTCATCCTAAGCCGCAGTCGAAGGACCTGCGGTTGCTTTTGCACTTGTTCTTGCCCTTGCCGCTACACCCACCCAATCCAGTAAGATCAACCCACCCTCGGTCAAGAAAAAGGGAAAGCATGAACCTAAAACAAGCCACCACCATCCTGGCCATCACCCTCCTCCACCTCTGCCCCACCACCATCTTCGCGCAAGCGCAAACCCCCACCCAAACCATCCTCATCGACACCGACATCGGCGACGACATCGACGACGCCTACGCCCTAGCCCTCACCCTCGCCAGCCCCGACATCAAAATCCTCGGCATCTCCTCCGCCTGGGGCGACACCGCCCTCCGCAGCCGCATGATCGACCGCCTCCTCTGCGAGACCGGCCGCGACGACATCCCCTCCCTCACCGGCATCGAAAAAACCACCCACGGCGCAGCCAACTTCTCCCAGCAACCCTGGGCCGCCGCAGGCATCCCGCACCCCCACAAGGACGCCATCGCCTTCCTCCTCGATCAAGCCACCCAGCACCCCGGCCAGATCACCCTCCTCGCCATCGCCCCCCTCACCAACATCGGCGCCGCCATCGACCGCGACCCCGCCGCCTTCCGCAAGCTCAAGCGCGTCGTCCTCATGGGAGGCTCCGTCTACAAAGGCTACAGCGACGGCCTCGGCATCACACCCCCCGCCCCGCCCAGCCGCGAGTACAACATCGCCATGGACCCCGCCGCCGCACAAAAACTCTTCCGCTCCGGAGTCCCCATCGTCATGCTGCCGCTCGACGCAACCCAGCTCAAGTTCGACGAGACCAAACGCGCCCTCCTCGCCTCCATCAGCACCCCCCTCACCGACTCCCTCCAGGTCCTCACCGCCGAGTACACCCGCAACACCCACTGGCCCACCCCCACCATGTTCGACGTCGTCGCCGCCGCCACCCTCATCGACCCCGCCATCTGCCCCACCACCCCCCTCCACATCGACATCGACGCAACCGGCGACACCCGCCCCACCCCCGGCACCCCCAACGCCAACGTCTGCCTCACCCCCAACGAGCAAGCCTTCAACCAACTCCTCCTAACACGCCTCCTCAACCAAAAACTAACCCCAACCCACACCTGCACCAACCCATAGCCAAGCAGCCATATCGAAGTTGTCATCCTGAGCAAGCAAACCCCGGGTGCCGGGTGCCCCATCTTCGCGACAGCTTCATCGTCGCTAAGGTGGGCGTCGTGCGAAGCACGACCGTTCTTTTTCACCCCACCCCAAAAACTGTCATCCTGAGCGAAGGCGAAGCCGCAGTCGAAGGACCTGCGGTTGTTTTTGCACTTGCTGTTGCACTTGCCGTTGCCCGTTCTCAAACCCCACAAAAAATCACCCCAGCACCCGCCCCGCATCCTGAGCAAAATAAGTCACAATAAAATCCGCCCCAGCCCGCCGAATCCCCAGCAGCGACTCCATCATCGCCCGCTCCCGCTCCAACCATCCCCGTGCAAACGCCGCCTGCAACATGCTGTACTCACCCGACACCTGATACGCTCCCAGCGGCAGATCATACCGCTCACGAGCCGCCCGAATCACATCCAGATACGGCATCGCCGGCTTCATCAGCAGCATGTCCGCACCCTCCGCCACATCCTGGTCGATCTCGCGCATCGCCTCGCGCACATTCGCCCCATCCATCTGGTAGCTCCGCCGATCCCC includes the following:
- a CDS encoding nucleoside hydrolase, producing MNLKQATTILAITLLHLCPTTIFAQAQTPTQTILIDTDIGDDIDDAYALALTLASPDIKILGISSAWGDTALRSRMIDRLLCETGRDDIPSLTGIEKTTHGAANFSQQPWAAAGIPHPHKDAIAFLLDQATQHPGQITLLAIAPLTNIGAAIDRDPAAFRKLKRVVLMGGSVYKGYSDGLGITPPAPPSREYNIAMDPAAAQKLFRSGVPIVMLPLDATQLKFDETKRALLASISTPLTDSLQVLTAEYTRNTHWPTPTMFDVVAAATLIDPAICPTTPLHIDIDATGDTRPTPGTPNANVCLTPNEQAFNQLLLTRLLNQKLTPTHTCTNP